The following are from one region of the Thiocapsa rosea genome:
- a CDS encoding DUF58 domain-containing protein → MRPRTPLVVALVGWTSLGLAAAWLPQAGLLWQGVGILLGACAAADLLALVRLPSPELRGRMHGVLLLGAPGRVRLTLANPSLRHLRFRLHDLHPSMFAVQGLPREITLEAGTTAQIDYRLTPSQRGSFAVPGCEIALRSPLGLWVGRRTLTLSTTLQVFPNLARIGRDALPAMQDRRTCTGERRRSRRGEGAEFLQLRDYHRGDGLRRIDWKATARMRKLIAREYEDERDRHLVFLLDTGRRMRHRDADRSHLDEALSALLTVAFVAIAYGDAVGLMTYGGSRRWCAPRKEAQTMRRLLEQVYDIQPSLEVSDPLQAARELLHRMPRRALVVMITNSRDEDQSGLELAARLLGRRHLLMVADLRESALDRSLESEITDLPGALRLHAVHGWLATRRHHRERLRHLGVEILDLLPAQLPGALVERYLAIKRAGRL, encoded by the coding sequence ATGAGACCACGCACCCCGCTGGTCGTGGCCCTTGTCGGCTGGACCTCGTTGGGCCTGGCCGCCGCCTGGCTCCCGCAGGCCGGTCTTCTCTGGCAAGGCGTCGGTATCCTGCTCGGGGCCTGTGCCGCGGCCGACCTGCTGGCCCTCGTCCGGCTGCCCTCGCCCGAACTGCGCGGCCGTATGCACGGCGTCCTGTTGCTCGGTGCGCCGGGCCGGGTTCGCCTCACGCTCGCCAATCCCTCGCTCCGACACCTTCGGTTCCGTCTCCATGATCTGCACCCGAGCATGTTCGCGGTACAGGGTCTGCCGCGCGAGATCACTCTCGAGGCCGGCACAACCGCGCAGATCGATTATCGCCTGACCCCGTCGCAGCGCGGGAGCTTCGCCGTCCCGGGTTGCGAGATCGCCTTGCGCTCGCCGCTCGGTCTCTGGGTCGGTCGACGCACCCTGACCCTGTCGACGACCCTGCAGGTCTTCCCGAATCTTGCCCGAATCGGCCGCGACGCCCTGCCCGCGATGCAGGATCGGCGCACCTGCACCGGGGAGCGACGCCGGTCGAGACGGGGTGAAGGGGCGGAGTTTCTTCAACTGCGCGACTATCATCGCGGCGACGGCTTACGACGGATCGACTGGAAGGCGACGGCGCGGATGCGTAAGCTTATCGCCCGAGAGTACGAAGACGAGCGCGACCGACATCTCGTCTTCCTGCTCGATACGGGGCGCCGGATGCGCCATCGCGATGCCGATCGCTCTCATCTGGACGAGGCATTGAGTGCACTGCTGACGGTCGCCTTTGTTGCCATCGCGTATGGCGATGCCGTGGGACTCATGACCTATGGCGGGTCGCGACGCTGGTGCGCTCCGCGCAAAGAGGCGCAGACCATGCGCCGGCTGCTTGAACAGGTGTACGACATCCAGCCGAGCCTCGAGGTTTCGGATCCTCTGCAGGCGGCGCGCGAGCTGCTGCATCGGATGCCGCGACGGGCCTTGGTGGTGATGATCACCAACAGCCGAGACGAGGATCAGTCCGGGCTGGAGCTGGCGGCGCGCTTGCTTGGACGGCGTCATCTGTTGATGGTCGCGGACCTGCGCGAGTCGGCTCTCGATCGGAGCCTGGAGAGCGAGATCACGGACCTGCCGGGCGCACTGCGTTTGCATGCGGTGCATGGCTGGCTCGCCACGCGGCGACACCATCGGGAGCGTTTGCGCCATCTGGGCGTCGAAATCCTCGACCTTTTGCCGGCGCAGCTGCCGGGCGCCTTGGTCGAGCGCTATCTCGCGATCAAGCGCGCCGGGAGGCTGTGA
- the lipB gene encoding lipoyl(octanoyl) transferase LipB, with translation MVRRLPGLRDYLPTLEGMREFTDLRGPDTPDELWLLEHPPVFTLGQAGREEHLLDPGPIPVIKVDRGGQVTYHGPGQLVVYILLDLRRAGLGVKRLVGLLEQAVIDLLATLEVAAERRADAPGVYVAGAKVASLGLRIRNGCSYHGLALNVSLDLDPFGRINPCGYPGLAVTRVSDLVPDVSMPEIEAGLVRLLAASLGMTATPRAV, from the coding sequence CTGGTGCGTCGTCTACCGGGCCTTCGGGACTATCTTCCGACCTTGGAGGGGATGCGCGAATTCACCGACCTGCGCGGCCCGGACACCCCGGACGAGCTCTGGCTGCTCGAGCACCCCCCCGTGTTCACACTCGGCCAGGCCGGCCGCGAGGAGCATCTGCTGGACCCTGGCCCAATCCCGGTGATCAAGGTGGACCGCGGGGGGCAGGTGACCTATCACGGTCCCGGACAGTTGGTCGTCTATATTCTGCTCGATCTGCGTCGGGCCGGGCTCGGCGTCAAGCGCTTGGTCGGTCTCCTGGAGCAGGCCGTGATCGACCTGCTCGCAACCCTGGAGGTGGCGGCCGAGCGCCGTGCGGACGCTCCCGGTGTCTATGTCGCGGGCGCCAAGGTCGCCTCGCTGGGTCTACGCATCCGCAACGGCTGCAGCTATCACGGACTCGCCCTGAACGTGAGCCTCGATCTCGACCCCTTCGGTCGGATCAACCCCTGCGGCTATCCCGGCCTTGCCGTCACCCGGGTGTCGGATCTGGTCCCGGACGTGTCGATGCCCGAGATCGAGGCCGGCTTGGTCCGGTTGCTCGCCGCCTCGCTCGGAATGACGGCGACGCCGCGCGCGGTTTAA
- a CDS encoding tetrathionate reductase family octaheme c-type cytochrome — protein sequence MRASIGAVAGLLLIALFSASSSARDNWPTPPATAVPAPQISGPLQGGTADHTKFDQLRGPFSSGPEVTVACLGCHTEAGDHFMRNIHWTWSYTNEETGQQLGKRYLINNFCTNSRGNEGMCAQCHAGYGWKDESFDFTDETNIDCLVCHETTGTYYKTPNSDGHAACSVMFEGKPPIDLAAVARSVGLPQRANCGACHFNGGGGDNVKHGDLSTALKNPPRTLDVHMGVDGLNFACTACHVTNRHIWAGSRYQVISKDTEGMGKPGQRSDVATCESCHGLSPHPVNSLAAFKLNDHVQSIACQTCHIPEIARGGVATVVSWDWRTAGKTRDGEGYHEEGYIQGNGDHRYTYKSIKGDFTFDENFPPSYGWFDGQMLYTTIDTTFDPQAESIEINGFTGSREDPKSRIWPFKRMQTWQPYDKGNGTLVYTHLWGEDDAAYWGNYEMGKSIAKGMADFGLPYSGEFGFIQTISWWPITHMVAPKEQALSCGDCHIPTRSRLTSVEGVYIPGRDRNRWVDIIGTLLVAGTLGGILIHGLVRFFSPSHGSKGEHH from the coding sequence ATGCGAGCCTCGATCGGCGCCGTCGCCGGCCTTCTTTTGATCGCACTCTTCAGCGCAAGCTCAAGTGCCCGGGATAACTGGCCGACACCGCCGGCGACAGCCGTTCCGGCTCCCCAGATCTCCGGCCCACTGCAAGGGGGCACCGCCGATCACACCAAGTTCGACCAGCTCCGAGGGCCGTTCAGCTCCGGACCCGAGGTCACGGTCGCTTGTCTCGGCTGCCACACCGAGGCCGGCGATCACTTCATGCGCAACATCCACTGGACCTGGTCCTACACCAACGAGGAGACCGGCCAGCAGCTCGGCAAACGGTATCTGATCAACAACTTCTGCACCAACTCCCGCGGCAATGAAGGGATGTGCGCCCAGTGCCACGCCGGCTACGGCTGGAAGGACGAGAGCTTCGACTTCACCGACGAGACCAACATCGACTGTCTGGTCTGCCACGAAACCACCGGCACCTATTACAAGACCCCGAACAGCGACGGACATGCGGCCTGCTCGGTCATGTTCGAGGGCAAGCCCCCGATCGACCTGGCCGCGGTCGCACGCAGCGTGGGACTTCCGCAACGCGCCAACTGCGGGGCCTGCCACTTCAACGGCGGCGGCGGCGACAACGTCAAGCACGGCGACCTGTCCACGGCCCTGAAGAACCCGCCGAGAACACTCGACGTCCACATGGGTGTCGACGGTCTCAACTTCGCCTGCACCGCCTGCCACGTCACCAACCGCCATATTTGGGCCGGCAGCCGCTACCAAGTCATCTCCAAAGACACCGAGGGCATGGGCAAGCCGGGACAACGCAGCGACGTGGCCACCTGCGAGTCCTGTCACGGACTCTCGCCGCATCCGGTGAATTCGCTCGCGGCCTTCAAGCTCAACGATCACGTGCAGAGCATTGCCTGCCAGACCTGCCACATCCCCGAGATCGCGCGCGGCGGTGTCGCAACCGTCGTCAGTTGGGATTGGCGCACCGCCGGCAAGACGCGGGACGGCGAGGGCTATCACGAGGAAGGCTACATCCAGGGCAACGGCGACCACCGTTACACCTACAAGTCGATCAAGGGCGATTTCACCTTCGACGAAAACTTTCCCCCCAGCTATGGCTGGTTCGATGGCCAGATGCTCTACACCACCATCGACACCACATTCGATCCGCAGGCCGAGTCCATCGAAATCAACGGTTTCACCGGCTCGCGCGAGGATCCGAAATCTCGGATCTGGCCCTTCAAACGCATGCAAACCTGGCAGCCCTACGACAAAGGCAACGGCACCCTGGTCTACACCCATCTGTGGGGCGAGGACGACGCCGCCTACTGGGGCAACTACGAGATGGGCAAGTCGATCGCCAAGGGCATGGCCGACTTCGGACTGCCCTATTCAGGCGAGTTCGGCTTCATCCAGACCATCTCCTGGTGGCCCATCACCCATATGGTCGCGCCCAAGGAGCAGGCACTGAGTTGCGGCGACTGCCATATCCCGACCCGCAGTCGGTTGACCTCGGTCGAGGGTGTCTACATTCCGGGCCGGGACCGTAACCGCTGGGTGGACATCATCGGGACGCTTCTGGTCGCCGGCACCTTGGGCGGCATTCTCATCCACGGCCTGGTTCGCTTCTTCTCGCCGTCCCATGGCTCCAAAGGAGAGCACCACTGA
- a CDS encoding cobalamin B12-binding domain-containing protein — translation MTDADPVETFLNALLAMDRVAAKRALGGPGEAAARLDVVERLVVPSLERIGDLWERGEVSLSQVYMSGRMCEEMVDAILPPCDPRRVDQPPMAIAVLDDYHLLGKRMVYSVLRASGYELKDYGTLDADTLVSRVVRDGIVVLLISVLMLPSALHIKRVREAMDRAGCRPFILVGGAPFRFDTELWREVGADAMAGTAAEGVTLVRKFLDDLPKEHRA, via the coding sequence ATGACAGATGCGGATCCGGTCGAGACCTTCCTCAACGCTCTGCTGGCGATGGACCGCGTCGCGGCGAAGCGGGCGCTCGGCGGCCCGGGCGAGGCCGCTGCCCGGCTCGATGTCGTCGAGCGTTTGGTCGTGCCGTCCCTCGAGCGTATCGGGGATCTCTGGGAGCGCGGCGAGGTCTCTCTGTCGCAGGTCTATATGAGCGGTCGGATGTGCGAGGAGATGGTCGACGCCATCCTGCCTCCGTGCGATCCGCGTCGGGTGGATCAGCCGCCGATGGCGATCGCTGTGCTCGACGACTATCACCTGCTCGGAAAACGCATGGTGTATTCGGTCCTGCGCGCCAGCGGCTACGAGTTGAAGGACTACGGTACACTCGACGCCGATACCCTGGTCAGTCGGGTTGTTCGCGACGGCATCGTCGTGCTGCTGATCTCGGTCTTGATGCTTCCCTCGGCGCTGCACATCAAAAGAGTCCGAGAGGCGATGGATCGGGCCGGTTGTCGTCCGTTCATCCTGGTTGGCGGCGCGCCCTTTCGTTTCGATACCGAACTTTGGCGGGAGGTCGGCGCCGACGCCATGGCCGGTACCGCGGCCGAGGGCGTCACCCTGGTCCGCAAGTTCCTTGACGACCTGCCCAAGGAGCATCGCGCATGA
- a CDS encoding cytochrome b/b6 domain-containing protein encodes MATRRVKIFSLFERFWHWSQMLLIVTLLITGFGVHGFHSLFSFEDAVTLHTSAAFALLLLWIFSVFWLFTTRTWRHFIPSAAGMWGVLRFYSYGIFKGERHPYRKAYWRKHNPLQALAYLMLKIVLFPAIWITGLAYLSYFAWRNLPDATQWLSDVAMVHTAAAFLILAFVLIHVYMLTIGHSFREHLMPMINGFDEVDLSPEEEAYLSKDQPGDIR; translated from the coding sequence ATGGCCACACGCCGCGTCAAGATCTTCAGCCTGTTCGAGCGCTTCTGGCACTGGTCCCAGATGCTGCTCATCGTCACACTCTTGATCACCGGCTTCGGGGTGCATGGTTTCCATAGTCTCTTCAGCTTCGAAGACGCGGTCACCCTGCATACCTCGGCCGCCTTCGCGCTCCTCCTGCTGTGGATCTTCAGTGTCTTCTGGCTCTTTACGACGCGCACCTGGCGCCACTTCATCCCGTCCGCAGCCGGGATGTGGGGCGTGCTGCGCTTCTACAGCTACGGCATCTTCAAGGGCGAGCGCCACCCCTACCGCAAGGCCTATTGGCGCAAGCACAACCCCTTGCAGGCGCTGGCCTACCTCATGCTTAAGATCGTGCTGTTTCCGGCGATCTGGATCACCGGACTCGCCTATCTCTCCTATTTCGCCTGGCGCAACCTGCCCGATGCCACGCAGTGGCTCAGCGACGTCGCGATGGTACACACGGCAGCGGCCTTTCTGATCCTGGCGTTCGTGCTCATCCATGTCTACATGCTCACGATCGGGCACTCCTTCCGCGAACACCTGATGCCGATGATCAACGGCTTCGACGAGGTGGATCTATCCCCCGAGGAAGAAGCCTATCTGAGCAAGGATCAGCCGGGAGACATCCGCTGA
- a CDS encoding YbeD family protein — protein sequence MPEPDASEPVFVFPCRFPIKAMGRADGHFEALVIEIVSRHAPRPEPADVSARSSSGGKWISVTLTIQAESRAQLDAIYCDLTAHESVVWVI from the coding sequence ATGCCCGAACCCGACGCGTCCGAGCCCGTTTTCGTCTTTCCCTGCCGCTTTCCGATCAAGGCGATGGGGCGTGCCGACGGGCATTTCGAGGCATTGGTGATCGAGATCGTCAGCCGGCATGCACCGCGACCCGAGCCGGCGGACGTGAGCGCCCGCTCGAGCAGCGGCGGCAAGTGGATCTCGGTGACCCTGACCATCCAGGCCGAGAGCCGCGCGCAGCTCGATGCCATCTACTGCGATCTCACCGCACACGAGTCGGTCGTTTGGGTGATTTAA
- a CDS encoding uroporphyrinogen decarboxylase family protein gives MSTRPMTSLERVLTALGHREPDRVPLFLLLTMHGAQELGLSIETYFSRPEYVIEGQLRLQRKYRNDCLYSFFYASVETEAWGGDVLYTDDGPPNAGRPVIRTPEQIRTLEPPRVADCACLVKVLEATRGLKAAGDGETPIIGVVMSPFSVPVMQMGFEAYLILMFEQPDLFEHLMRLNEAFCIDWANAQLAAGATAICYFDPVSSSTIVSPEHFRRTGLQVAKRTLAGIKGPVAMHFASGRCTPILDDLPDTGAAVIGVSVLDDLAALKQRAAGKMALLGNLNGVEMRRWTPEQAEAQVKAAIAAAGHGGGFILSDNHGEIPYQVPEDTLLAVSEAVHRWGAYPLAVSGERASAPPPKVPRS, from the coding sequence ATGAGCACTCGCCCCATGACCTCGCTCGAACGCGTACTGACCGCGCTCGGCCATCGGGAGCCGGACCGGGTTCCGCTGTTTCTCCTGCTCACCATGCACGGTGCCCAAGAGCTCGGACTCTCCATCGAGACCTACTTCTCGCGACCGGAGTATGTGATCGAAGGTCAGCTGCGGCTCCAACGCAAGTATCGCAACGATTGCCTCTACTCCTTCTTCTACGCCTCGGTCGAGACCGAGGCGTGGGGCGGGGATGTGCTCTATACCGACGACGGCCCGCCCAATGCCGGCCGCCCCGTCATTCGGACACCGGAGCAGATCCGCACGTTGGAACCGCCGCGGGTCGCTGATTGTGCCTGTCTGGTCAAGGTGCTGGAGGCCACCCGTGGCCTGAAGGCGGCAGGCGACGGCGAGACCCCCATCATCGGCGTGGTCATGTCGCCCTTCTCGGTGCCGGTGATGCAGATGGGCTTCGAAGCCTATCTTATTCTCATGTTCGAGCAGCCCGACCTCTTCGAGCACCTGATGCGTCTGAACGAGGCTTTTTGTATCGACTGGGCGAACGCCCAGTTGGCCGCGGGTGCCACGGCCATCTGTTATTTCGACCCGGTCTCGTCCTCGACCATCGTCTCGCCCGAGCACTTTCGCAGGACCGGGCTTCAGGTCGCGAAGCGCACGCTGGCCGGGATCAAGGGGCCGGTGGCGATGCATTTCGCATCCGGTCGCTGCACGCCGATCCTGGATGATCTCCCCGACACCGGTGCGGCGGTCATCGGCGTCAGCGTGCTCGACGATCTCGCCGCACTCAAGCAGCGTGCGGCCGGTAAGATGGCGTTGCTCGGAAACCTCAACGGTGTGGAGATGCGACGTTGGACGCCGGAGCAGGCCGAGGCGCAGGTCAAGGCGGCGATCGCCGCGGCCGGTCACGGCGGCGGATTCATCCTCTCCGACAACCACGGCGAGATCCCCTACCAAGTCCCTGAAGATACGCTGTTGGCCGTCTCCGAGGCGGTTCATCGCTGGGGAGCCTATCCGCTGGCTGTCTCCGGCGAGCGCGCAAGCGCCCCGCCACCGAAGGTTCCGCGGAGCTGA
- a CDS encoding D-alanyl-D-alanine carboxypeptidase family protein, with protein MKLVSTLLLLICVFALSPAMAQTRQPVPDPPQVAAKGYLLLDFNSGQILAEMNADERLEPASLTKIMTGYVVFREIAAGKVALTDNAYVSERAWRTGGSKMFIEVGKQVTIQDLLMGMIVQSGNDASVALAEHVGGSVDAFAGLMNAHAQRLGMTGSHFTNPHGLPDPELYITARDIATVAMAIIREFPEFYAWYSTREFTFGGITQQNRNPMLRRDETADGIKTGYTQAAGYCLVSSSKRDDMRLVSVVMGSPTPNARAEASLALMNYGFRFYESHRLYPADEPVETLRVWMGDKQMLPVGPEADVFATFQRGRYAELSARLEKSVDSLTAPIERGAQVGEIVVMLGEEEINRVPLVALEEVGKGGLWQMAKDSVLRLF; from the coding sequence ATGAAGTTAGTCTCCACGCTGTTGTTGCTGATCTGTGTTTTTGCGCTTTCGCCTGCGATGGCGCAAACCCGGCAACCCGTCCCGGATCCGCCCCAGGTCGCGGCCAAGGGCTACCTGCTGCTCGATTTCAACAGCGGGCAGATCCTCGCCGAGATGAATGCGGACGAGCGCTTGGAGCCGGCGAGTCTGACCAAGATCATGACCGGTTACGTGGTGTTCCGAGAGATTGCGGCCGGCAAGGTTGCCCTGACCGACAATGCCTACGTCAGCGAGCGAGCCTGGCGCACCGGCGGGTCGAAGATGTTCATCGAGGTCGGCAAGCAGGTCACGATCCAAGATCTGCTCATGGGCATGATCGTACAGTCGGGCAACGATGCCAGCGTCGCACTCGCCGAGCATGTCGGGGGGAGCGTCGATGCCTTCGCGGGGCTCATGAACGCCCACGCACAGCGGCTCGGGATGACCGGAAGCCACTTCACCAATCCGCATGGTTTACCCGATCCGGAGCTCTATATCACCGCGCGCGACATCGCCACGGTCGCCATGGCGATCATTCGGGAGTTCCCCGAGTTCTACGCCTGGTACAGCACGCGTGAGTTCACCTTCGGCGGGATTACACAGCAAAACCGCAACCCCATGCTGCGTCGCGACGAGACCGCGGACGGGATCAAGACAGGTTATACCCAGGCCGCCGGGTACTGTCTGGTGTCCTCGTCCAAGCGCGACGACATGCGGCTCGTCTCGGTGGTGATGGGCTCGCCCACGCCCAATGCGCGGGCCGAGGCCAGTCTTGCCCTGATGAACTACGGTTTTCGCTTCTACGAGAGCCATCGCCTGTATCCCGCCGACGAGCCGGTCGAAACCTTGCGCGTCTGGATGGGCGACAAGCAGATGTTGCCTGTCGGCCCCGAGGCGGATGTCTTCGCGACCTTCCAGCGCGGGCGTTACGCCGAACTCAGCGCGCGCCTGGAAAAATCGGTCGATAGCCTGACCGCCCCCATCGAACGCGGTGCACAGGTCGGCGAGATCGTGGTTATGCTCGGCGAGGAAGAAATCAATCGCGTGCCTTTGGTTGCGCTCGAAGAGGTCGGCAAGGGCGGTCTTTGGCAGATGGCCAAAGACAGTGTTCTCAGATTGTTCTGA
- a CDS encoding AAA family ATPase encodes MSLSADVQRCADTLAALEAAIGCALVGQPQVVRESVVALAAAGHVLLEGVPGVGKTLLVRALAAAVGGRFSRIQFTPDLMPSDVTGHAVFDMKSEAFRIRRGPIFCNLLLGDEINRAPAKTQAALLEAMQEQQVTIEGTPLALTPPFLVFATQNPIEHEGTYPLPKAQLDRFLLKVIVDHPDADEELAMVRQITHDRVGDRLDVSGVREVLSATDLLDLQQVTARLRIDDGVLAYAVRLVRSARDWPGVETGPGPRAGIALVRAARGHALAGDRDYVTPDDVKAMTPAVLRHRLALGADLEMEGLGPEDILRDLLAGVPAPRT; translated from the coding sequence ATGAGCCTGTCGGCAGACGTCCAACGCTGCGCCGATACACTGGCAGCGCTCGAAGCCGCCATCGGCTGCGCCCTCGTGGGTCAGCCTCAGGTCGTGCGCGAATCCGTGGTCGCCTTGGCCGCGGCCGGCCACGTGCTGCTCGAAGGCGTGCCCGGTGTCGGAAAGACGCTCTTGGTGCGCGCGCTCGCGGCCGCCGTCGGCGGGCGCTTCTCGCGGATCCAGTTCACTCCCGACCTGATGCCGAGCGATGTGACCGGACATGCCGTCTTCGATATGAAGAGCGAGGCGTTTCGGATTCGGCGCGGCCCGATCTTCTGCAACCTGCTGCTCGGCGACGAGATCAACCGGGCACCCGCGAAGACCCAAGCCGCGCTGCTCGAGGCCATGCAGGAGCAGCAGGTGACGATCGAGGGCACCCCGCTCGCGCTCACCCCACCCTTCTTGGTGTTCGCAACCCAGAACCCGATCGAGCACGAGGGGACCTATCCGCTGCCCAAGGCGCAGCTCGATCGCTTCCTGCTCAAGGTGATCGTCGATCACCCGGATGCGGACGAAGAGCTGGCGATGGTCCGCCAGATCACGCACGACCGGGTCGGCGACCGGCTCGACGTTTCGGGCGTGCGCGAGGTGCTGAGCGCCACCGATCTGCTGGATCTGCAGCAGGTCACCGCGCGGCTGCGGATCGACGACGGTGTCCTCGCCTATGCCGTGCGCTTGGTCCGCTCGGCGCGTGATTGGCCCGGTGTGGAGACCGGACCCGGCCCTCGTGCCGGGATTGCGCTGGTGCGTGCCGCGCGCGGACATGCGCTCGCGGGCGACCGAGATTACGTCACGCCCGACGACGTCAAGGCGATGACCCCCGCCGTACTGCGCCACCGGCTAGCACTCGGCGCCGATCTGGAGATGGAGGGTCTCGGCCCGGAGGATATCCTGCGTGATCTTCTTGCCGGCGTGCCTGCCCCACGGACGTAA
- a CDS encoding transglutaminase family protein: MSKQDRDATDFDEAVLAHDEAVAAAISAMGLAIWVGTEPTFTDRFSEAPEWLSSALGEDKATRAEQLLCAMQARMGGLVLRTEGRQYPGEDQPRWSLGLYARRDGTPVWHGPPDPALGSPPESDCDLDGLRSELCTRLREIGCGVRSFAGDAGCLHVVALFPAAGSAALEDDPRSSLIGEGLADPGRADDALDDANAADGLPCFVLDRITWQGAAVARIALPDCESVEQFSRCLDAIGAAATDAGLPALLLTGHPPPVDATVSWTTITPDPAVIEINMAPYADVTGLLAATRTLYAASTELGLAPYRLYYNGSVADSGGGGQITFGGPSPQESPFFVAPRVLPRLVRYLNRHPALSYLFAHDHIGGSGQAVRADERGRDAFRELGLALALLERGPPPDAETLWSGLSQLLTDAVGNSHRAELNIEKLWNPYIPGRGKLGLVELRALRMQHTPERAAALAALLRAIIAMLAVREFDAPLCDHGDDLHDRYALPYYLERDLEEVLGDLSAAGLGLGAPLAELLRRNSLRLIARVRHRDCELTIRRAVEFWPLIGDVGRQDQETSRLVDASTTRVEIRLCALDRAAAEDFADWRIAVGDVQLPWRLEQDPRGPAKVFGLRYRSFVLWQGLHPALPAQGPLSLTLWHPAHADALHATLHDWRPSGGGYDGLPADLAEAAARRAERCVVEPASPPAQETLRAPPPEALTPYALDLRWLGLGLGLGSGTEESAWSEGA, encoded by the coding sequence ATGAGCAAGCAGGACCGGGACGCGACGGACTTCGATGAGGCCGTCCTTGCACATGACGAGGCCGTCGCGGCGGCGATCTCTGCAATGGGGCTGGCGATTTGGGTCGGTACCGAGCCGACCTTCACCGACCGCTTCTCCGAGGCCCCTGAGTGGCTGAGTAGCGCGTTGGGCGAGGATAAGGCGACCCGCGCCGAGCAGCTCTTGTGCGCCATGCAAGCCCGCATGGGCGGCCTGGTATTGCGTACCGAAGGCCGACAATACCCCGGCGAGGATCAGCCGCGCTGGAGCCTCGGACTCTATGCGCGGCGCGATGGCACGCCCGTTTGGCACGGACCGCCCGATCCCGCACTCGGCAGCCCCCCCGAGAGCGACTGCGATCTTGATGGGTTGCGCAGCGAACTCTGCACACGCCTGCGCGAGATCGGCTGCGGTGTGCGATCCTTCGCCGGAGACGCGGGTTGTCTCCATGTGGTCGCCCTGTTTCCCGCCGCCGGCAGCGCGGCTCTCGAGGACGACCCGCGCAGCAGCCTCATCGGGGAAGGGCTCGCGGACCCCGGTCGTGCCGACGACGCTCTCGACGACGCGAACGCGGCGGATGGGCTCCCCTGTTTCGTCCTAGACCGCATCACCTGGCAAGGTGCTGCGGTGGCCCGGATCGCGCTGCCCGATTGTGAGTCGGTCGAGCAGTTTTCCCGTTGTCTCGACGCGATCGGCGCGGCGGCCACCGACGCCGGCCTACCGGCACTTCTGCTGACCGGGCACCCGCCACCCGTGGATGCGACCGTCTCCTGGACCACGATCACGCCGGATCCGGCGGTGATCGAGATCAATATGGCGCCTTATGCCGACGTGACCGGGTTGCTCGCTGCCACGCGCACACTCTATGCTGCAAGCACCGAGCTGGGACTCGCCCCCTACCGCCTCTATTACAACGGCTCGGTTGCGGATTCCGGCGGCGGCGGACAGATCACCTTCGGCGGACCCAGCCCGCAGGAGAGTCCCTTCTTCGTCGCGCCGCGCGTCCTGCCGCGCCTCGTGCGTTATCTGAACCGACATCCGGCCCTGTCCTATCTCTTCGCCCACGACCATATCGGCGGCTCAGGACAAGCGGTGCGCGCCGACGAGCGCGGGCGCGACGCCTTCCGCGAGCTGGGCCTCGCACTCGCCTTGCTGGAGCGCGGACCGCCTCCCGATGCCGAGACGCTGTGGTCGGGACTGTCGCAACTGTTGACCGATGCCGTCGGGAACAGCCATCGCGCCGAGCTCAACATCGAGAAGCTCTGGAACCCCTATATCCCAGGACGCGGAAAGCTGGGTCTGGTCGAGCTGCGTGCCCTGCGCATGCAGCACACGCCCGAGCGTGCTGCGGCGCTCGCCGCCCTGTTGCGCGCCATCATTGCGATGCTCGCTGTCCGAGAGTTCGATGCCCCGCTGTGCGATCACGGCGATGACCTGCACGACCGCTACGCCCTGCCCTATTACCTCGAACGCGACCTCGAGGAGGTGCTCGGCGATTTAAGCGCGGCGGGCCTCGGCCTCGGGGCGCCCTTGGCCGAGCTGCTGAGACGCAACAGCCTGCGTCTGATTGCCCGGGTGCGGCATCGCGACTGCGAGCTGACGATCCGTCGCGCGGTGGAGTTTTGGCCCTTGATCGGCGACGTGGGTCGACAGGATCAGGAGACCTCCCGCTTGGTGGACGCGAGCACGACGCGCGTGGAGATCCGCCTGTGCGCCCTGGACCGGGCAGCCGCCGAGGACTTCGCCGATTGGCGGATCGCCGTCGGCGACGTTCAACTCCCCTGGCGACTGGAGCAGGATCCGCGGGGGCCGGCGAAGGTCTTCGGTCTGCGCTATCGCAGCTTCGTGCTCTGGCAGGGGCTGCACCCGGCGCTGCCCGCCCAAGGCCCGCTGTCGCTGACGCTTTGGCACCCCGCGCACGCCGATGCCCTTCACGCCACCCTGCACGACTGGCGACCGAGCGGCGGCGGCTACGACGGTCTCCCCGCCGACCTGGCCGAAGCCGCCGCGCGACGGGCCGAACGCTGCGTCGTCGAACCCGCATCCCCGCCCGCGCAGGAGACATTGCGCGCGCCGCCGCCCGAGGCCCTCACGCCCTATGCGTTGGATCTACGCTGGCTGGGGCTGGGGCTGGGGCTCGGGAGCGGTACAGAAGAGTCCGCGTGGAGCGAAGGGGCATGA